The Spirochaetota bacterium genome includes a region encoding these proteins:
- a CDS encoding GxxExxY protein, with protein sequence MGDKGIEYKEDKLTELIIKSVIKVHNTLGPGFLESIYTKALLIELNNCNITAENEKEVIISYQDEQIGCPRLDILVENRIIIELKTVENFSKSHYAQIRSYLKATGLKVGILVNFAKEGADFRRIEIY encoded by the coding sequence ATAGGGGATAAGGGGATTGAATATAAAGAAGATAAACTAACTGAATTAATAATAAAGTCTGTTATTAAGGTTCATAATACTCTTGGTCCAGGGTTTTTGGAAAGTATTTATACAAAGGCATTATTAATTGAGTTAAACAATTGTAATATTACAGCAGAAAATGAAAAGGAAGTTATTATCTCTTATCAAGATGAACAAATTGGCTGTCCTAGGCTTGATATTCTTGTAGAAAATAGAATTATTATTGAACTCAAGACTGTGGAAAATTTTAGTAAATCACATTATGCTCAAATTCGTTCATATTTAAAAGCAACCGGACTTAAAGTTGGTATTCTTGTTAACTTTG